The following coding sequences lie in one Fimbriimonadaceae bacterium genomic window:
- a CDS encoding beta-lactamase family protein, which translates to MLTTFLLTAVLSTTQTSNADLMKLLPQWLADEGAVGVSVAVVADNHQWQATSGWADRENQKPVQATTVFRLGSVSKQIAGTAAIQLVDQGKLNLDVSVTKYVAGFPEPDGTVTLRQLLSHTSGMRHYQVLKRENLFEFTPTNKALGMFMNDPRVGKPGEKYSYSTHAFTVVVAAVEKASGMSYTDYVRKNISGGSTLDCELLSDSKPARTQLYRKNKEKPVLETKREDNSWKFGGGGLESTASDLAKFGYMVAKAEVVTPKGRDAMWTKQKTSDGKEVNYGLGWGIGADGMIQHSGGQQGCSAYLLIDPKRNISVAVMSNTNGMDVGRLARAILKDWK; encoded by the coding sequence ATGCTTACAACCTTTCTCCTCACCGCTGTCCTATCTACAACCCAGACCTCAAACGCCGACCTCATGAAGCTCCTGCCCCAATGGCTCGCCGACGAGGGCGCCGTAGGGGTTTCCGTTGCCGTCGTCGCCGACAACCACCAATGGCAGGCCACCTCAGGCTGGGCCGACCGAGAAAATCAGAAGCCAGTCCAAGCGACAACAGTCTTTCGACTCGGCTCAGTCAGCAAGCAGATCGCCGGCACAGCGGCAATCCAACTGGTGGACCAAGGAAAGCTCAACCTTGATGTGAGCGTCACGAAGTACGTGGCCGGGTTCCCAGAACCCGATGGAACCGTGACCCTAAGGCAACTCCTCAGCCACACGTCTGGAATGAGACATTATCAAGTTCTAAAAAGGGAGAACCTCTTCGAGTTCACTCCAACCAATAAGGCGCTCGGAATGTTTATGAACGACCCACGAGTGGGGAAGCCCGGAGAGAAATACTCCTACAGCACCCATGCCTTCACCGTCGTCGTCGCAGCGGTTGAGAAAGCATCCGGCATGTCATACACCGATTACGTCCGCAAGAACATCTCCGGCGGATCGACGCTCGATTGTGAGCTGCTTAGCGATTCAAAGCCCGCCCGAACTCAGCTCTATCGAAAGAACAAAGAGAAACCGGTGCTTGAAACGAAGCGCGAAGACAACAGTTGGAAGTTCGGCGGCGGCGGGTTGGAATCCACAGCCAGCGACCTCGCCAAGTTCGGCTACATGGTTGCCAAAGCCGAGGTTGTAACGCCTAAAGGCCGCGACGCGATGTGGACCAAGCAAAAAACCAGCGACGGTAAAGAGGTCAACTATGGCTTGGGCTGGGGCATCGGCGCCGATGGGATGATCCAGCACAGCGGAGGACAACAAGGCTGCTCGGCATATCTCCTCATCGACCCTAAGCGAAACATCAGCGTAGCCGTGATGAGCAACACAAACGGCATGGATGTTGGACGACTGGCCCGTGCGATCTTGAAGGATTGGAAGTAA
- a CDS encoding DUF2071 domain-containing protein: MVELAEYESLRLRPQGRPELFQRWHDLTFLHFAVAPELVQQSLPSSLTVDTYPDENGQEMAWIGLVPFHMSGIRWPGTPALPWLSAFPETNVRTYVHRDGKRPGVWFYSLEAARWLACKYARLIFKLPYYNSKMSVEKHSGFIKYQNRRLESPKPADLQIEAKPTGELETATPGTFEFFLIERYLLYSRRGDKLYTGQVWHQPYRLQNVELLQCQQNVTDRIGFPGRSWTHLAFSPGVEVEVFSLNEDVSPST, encoded by the coding sequence ATGGTCGAGCTTGCCGAATACGAAAGCCTGCGGCTTCGCCCACAAGGCCGCCCAGAGCTCTTCCAGCGTTGGCACGATCTCACCTTTCTACATTTCGCCGTAGCGCCCGAACTTGTCCAGCAGTCCCTCCCGAGCAGCCTCACGGTAGACACCTACCCCGACGAAAATGGCCAAGAGATGGCCTGGATCGGGCTTGTCCCGTTTCACATGAGCGGCATAAGATGGCCAGGAACGCCCGCCCTGCCTTGGCTGAGTGCATTCCCAGAAACCAACGTCCGAACGTATGTCCACCGAGACGGGAAGAGGCCGGGGGTTTGGTTTTATAGCCTGGAAGCGGCGAGGTGGCTGGCATGCAAGTATGCGCGCCTCATTTTCAAACTGCCTTATTACAACTCAAAAATGTCCGTTGAGAAGCACAGCGGCTTCATCAAGTATCAGAACCGAAGGCTGGAATCTCCCAAACCCGCCGACCTTCAGATCGAAGCAAAGCCAACAGGAGAACTAGAAACGGCAACGCCAGGAACTTTCGAGTTCTTCCTTATCGAGCGATACTTGCTCTATTCCCGGCGCGGAGACAAGCTCTACACAGGTCAGGTTTGGCACCAGCCCTACCGGTTGCAGAATGTCGAACTCTTGCAGTGTCAGCAGAATGTGACAGATCGCATTGGATTTCCCGGCCGGTCATGGACCCATCTGGCCTTTTCCCCGGGTGTGGAAGTCGAAGTCTTTTCGCTCAATGAAGATGTTTCGCCGAGTACCTGA
- the trmFO gene encoding methylenetetrahydrofolate--tRNA-(uracil(54)-C(5))-methyltransferase (FADH(2)-oxidizing) TrmFO, whose protein sequence is MVVIVGAGFAGVEAAWALASRGVPVILYEMRPQRMTPAHTTDHFAELVCSNSFKSKSPTSPAGQLKKEMEALGSIVLATAYEHEVPAGEALGVDREAFGAAITKKLEEHPLIEIRREEFTPEMADEIVQAFSPPSIFPEMEGGVRGGRSKIQNPKCSALILATGPLTSPEMAEWLAQMSDRQHLYFYDAVSPTVEASSLDRSIIFAQSRYDKGEGDDYLNCPFNKEEYEAFVRELVAAERAPIHAFEAGGVRGDAVVDDGYRLKSDRLTAIGDQQSSIIDQQAEALSESPPLEGEGCERSEQGRGGNSTVSAHTANADLEEPSDNHQSPIHNPRSETLSESLPLEGEGCERSEQGRGDLPPLTPPSISGKMEGGASNPKSKIENPKSTEERYLEKIKYFAGCTPIEAIAEKGARSLAFGNFKPVGLTDPRTGRRPWAALQLRPENKEKTLYSLVACQTRLKWGEQKRIFRMVPGMENAEFVRFGVIHRNTYIEAPKTLNANLEMKDVPGLFIAGQLTGVEGYVESAAMGIYAGLCVLQKLAGKEPAIPPRSCAYGSLVSHLQDDTEREFAPMNINWGLFPEPETPIRDKGQKRAWKLEQANKVFEKWFLEYGTV, encoded by the coding sequence ATGGTTGTGATCGTCGGCGCTGGATTTGCGGGGGTTGAGGCGGCTTGGGCCCTGGCTTCGCGTGGAGTGCCCGTGATCCTCTATGAGATGCGACCCCAGCGCATGACCCCCGCCCACACCACCGACCATTTCGCCGAGCTCGTCTGCTCAAACTCCTTCAAATCCAAATCGCCAACCTCTCCAGCGGGCCAACTGAAAAAAGAAATGGAAGCGCTTGGGTCGATTGTGCTTGCGACGGCCTACGAGCACGAGGTTCCGGCGGGCGAGGCTCTGGGGGTGGATCGGGAGGCGTTCGGCGCGGCGATCACCAAGAAGCTGGAAGAGCACCCGCTGATCGAGATTCGCAGGGAAGAGTTCACGCCCGAAATGGCGGACGAGATTGTACAGGCATTTTCCCCTCCCTCCATTTTTCCGGAAATGGAGGGAGGGGTTAGGGGAGGGAGGTCCAAAATCCAAAATCCAAAATGCTCCGCCCTAATCCTCGCCACCGGACCCCTCACCTCACCCGAAATGGCCGAATGGCTCGCCCAAATGTCCGACCGCCAGCATCTCTATTTCTATGATGCGGTCAGCCCCACCGTCGAGGCATCCAGCCTGGATAGGAGCATCATCTTCGCCCAAAGCCGCTATGACAAAGGGGAGGGCGACGACTACCTGAACTGCCCGTTTAACAAGGAAGAGTACGAGGCGTTTGTGCGGGAGCTGGTCGCGGCGGAAAGAGCGCCGATCCACGCTTTCGAGGCTGGCGGAGTACGCGGCGACGCCGTGGTGGATGACGGGTATCGGTTGAAGAGTGATCGGCTAACGGCTATCGGCGATCAGCAATCATCAATCATCGATCAACAAGCTGAGGCCTTGTCAGAATCCCCTCCCCTTGAGGGGGAGGGCTGTGAACGGAGTGAACAGGGGAGGGGTGGGAACTCCACGGTCTCAGCTCACACGGCTAATGCCGACCTTGAAGAGCCCTCCGACAATCATCAATCGCCAATCCACAATCCTCGCTCCGAGACCTTGTCAGAATCCCTTCCCCTTGAGGGGGAGGGCTGTGAACGAAGTGAACAGGGGAGGGGTGACCTCCCACCCCTAACCCCTCCCTCCATTTCCGGAAAAATGGAAGGAGGGGCATCCAATCCAAAATCCAAAATCGAAAACCCAAAATCCACCGAAGAGCGCTATCTCGAAAAGATCAAATACTTCGCCGGATGCACCCCGATCGAAGCCATCGCCGAAAAGGGCGCCCGCTCGCTGGCCTTTGGTAACTTCAAACCCGTCGGCCTCACCGACCCCCGCACAGGCCGCCGCCCTTGGGCCGCCCTCCAACTCCGCCCCGAGAACAAGGAAAAGACGCTCTACTCGCTGGTCGCCTGCCAAACACGCCTCAAGTGGGGCGAGCAAAAGCGCATCTTCCGGATGGTGCCGGGAATGGAAAACGCCGAGTTCGTCCGCTTCGGCGTCATCCACCGCAACACCTACATTGAAGCCCCTAAAACCCTCAACGCGAACCTGGAGATGAAGGACGTCCCCGGACTCTTCATCGCCGGACAGCTCACCGGAGTCGAAGGCTATGTCGAAAGCGCAGCGATGGGCATCTACGCCGGACTCTGCGTCCTGCAAAAGCTGGCAGGGAAGGAGCCCGCCATCCCGCCGCGCTCCTGCGCCTACGGCTCGCTGGTGTCGCACCTGCAAGACGACACCGAGCGCGAGTTCGCCCCCATGAACATCAACTGGGGACTCTTTCCCGAACCCGAAACCCCCATCCGCGACAAGGGCCAAAAGCGGGCCTGGAAGCTGGAGCAGGCGAACAAGGTCTTTGAGAAGTGGTTTTTAGAGTACGGTACTGTGTAG
- a CDS encoding adenylosuccinate lyase produces the protein MIDRYCTPAMSAIWDRQAKYQRWLEAELAICEVYFEDGVIPAPDWEDIRTKSKFSIERCDEIELETRHDLVAFVRNLEENVGPAGRWIHFGVTSYDVIDTALGMMLRDSCTVLLESADKLGRQIARLADEHKDTPCIGRTHAIHAEPVTFGAKAAGWWHELQRNIERIKACQKDVAVGKISGAVGIHAHVSPDMEKRVLAKLGLEADPISTQIVNRDRLANLLCTIAVMAGGLERIATELRNLQRTEILEVQEEFAKGQTGSSAMPHKRNPWNSETVCGLARIVRGNAHAMLETIATWHERDLTNSSMERIILPDTFHLADFMLNRLTRILTGLVVMPENMKTNLRKMGDLVFSEHIMVALVGKGMPRADAYKVAQRNAAKAWDGEDFKTSVANDEDMKSRFTPEEIDELFSLEHHLRNAHHNLPPVA, from the coding sequence ATGATCGATCGCTATTGCACCCCCGCGATGTCTGCCATTTGGGACCGGCAGGCCAAGTATCAGCGCTGGCTCGAAGCCGAACTCGCCATCTGCGAAGTCTATTTTGAGGACGGGGTCATCCCCGCTCCCGACTGGGAAGACATCCGCACGAAGTCCAAGTTCAGCATCGAGCGATGCGACGAGATCGAACTGGAAACCCGCCACGATCTGGTGGCTTTCGTACGCAATCTGGAAGAGAACGTGGGCCCAGCCGGACGCTGGATTCACTTCGGCGTCACCAGCTACGACGTGATCGACACCGCGCTTGGCATGATGCTCCGCGACTCGTGTACGGTCCTTCTGGAGTCGGCAGACAAGCTGGGCAGGCAGATCGCGCGCCTTGCCGACGAGCACAAGGACACCCCCTGCATCGGGCGCACCCATGCCATCCACGCCGAGCCGGTGACCTTCGGAGCGAAGGCGGCGGGGTGGTGGCACGAGCTTCAACGCAATATTGAGCGCATCAAGGCTTGCCAAAAGGATGTGGCGGTTGGGAAGATCAGCGGCGCGGTCGGCATCCATGCCCACGTCTCGCCGGACATGGAGAAGCGGGTGCTTGCCAAGCTCGGTCTTGAGGCCGACCCCATCAGTACCCAGATCGTCAACCGTGACCGGCTTGCGAACCTGCTTTGCACCATCGCGGTGATGGCGGGCGGCTTGGAGCGGATTGCTACCGAACTCCGCAACCTTCAGCGCACGGAGATTTTGGAGGTTCAGGAGGAGTTTGCCAAGGGTCAGACGGGAAGCTCGGCGATGCCGCACAAGCGCAACCCGTGGAACTCCGAAACGGTCTGCGGGCTGGCCCGCATCGTGCGCGGAAACGCTCATGCGATGCTGGAAACCATCGCGACCTGGCACGAGCGCGACCTTACGAATTCGTCGATGGAGCGGATCATCCTCCCCGACACCTTCCACCTTGCCGACTTCATGCTGAACCGCCTCACGCGCATCCTCACTGGACTCGTGGTGATGCCGGAGAACATGAAGACGAACCTGCGCAAGATGGGCGATCTCGTCTTTAGCGAGCACATCATGGTCGCGCTGGTCGGCAAGGGGATGCCTCGGGCTGACGCTTACAAAGTAGCCCAACGAAACGCGGCGAAGGCATGGGACGGTGAAGATTTCAAGACCAGTGTGGCGAACGACGAGGATATGAAGTCGCGCTTTACGCCAGAAGAGATCGACGAGCTGTTCAGCTTGGAGCACCACCTGCGCAACGCGCATCACAATCTGCCTCCTGTGGCGTAG
- the fsa gene encoding fructose-6-phosphate aldolase, producing the protein MKLFVDTGDIEEVRQAAEWGILDGVTTNPTLIAKSGKGFKETVLKICELVPGGDISAEVVATDYDTMLKEALEIASWHPQIVVKVPLISPGVRLVSTLTEKEIRTNVTLVFTVTQALLAAKAGATYISNFVGRVDDISGDGMEAVAETVNMVSTYDFDSEVLVASVRHPQHVVQSMQVGAHVATMPFSIMKQLFGHPLTDSGLKRFLDDWNKAGLSIF; encoded by the coding sequence ATGAAGTTGTTCGTCGACACTGGGGATATTGAAGAGGTACGTCAGGCTGCGGAGTGGGGGATTTTGGACGGCGTGACGACCAATCCCACGCTCATCGCCAAGTCCGGCAAAGGGTTCAAAGAGACCGTTCTCAAGATTTGCGAACTCGTCCCTGGTGGCGACATCAGCGCTGAGGTCGTCGCAACTGACTACGACACGATGCTCAAAGAGGCGCTAGAGATCGCAAGCTGGCATCCTCAGATCGTCGTCAAAGTTCCGCTCATCTCGCCTGGAGTGAGGCTTGTAAGCACCCTCACCGAGAAGGAAATCCGCACAAACGTCACCCTCGTATTCACCGTCACCCAAGCCCTCCTCGCCGCAAAAGCGGGAGCGACCTACATCAGCAACTTTGTGGGCCGCGTCGACGACATCTCCGGCGATGGCATGGAAGCGGTTGCCGAGACGGTGAACATGGTGAGCACCTACGATTTCGACAGCGAAGTTTTGGTTGCGAGCGTTCGACATCCCCAACATGTGGTGCAGTCGATGCAGGTCGGCGCCCACGTGGCGACAATGCCGTTCTCGATCATGAAGCAACTGTTTGGTCATCCGTTGACCGATAGCGGTTTGAAGAGATTCTTGGACGATTGGAATAAGGCCGGGCTAAGCATCTTTTAG